A segment of the Acidimicrobiales bacterium genome:
GCACGATCGTCTACCGGGTCTTGTCGAGGAAGCGCTCGGAGTCGACGATGGCGCGGGTCACCTTGCCCGCCGCGACCAGGCCGCGGGCGTCGCTGACCGACACGGTGAAGACGAGCCGCCGACCCTCGATCCTCTCGAGGGTCGCCTCGGCCCGCACCCGCGACCCGACGGCAGTCGGCGCGAGGTGGTCGAGCTGCACCCGCATGCCGACCGAGGTCTCGCCGGCCGCCAGCCGCCCGTCGACGGCGGCCACCGTGGCCTCCTCGCACAGGGCCACGACCCGGGGCGTGGCCAGGACGGGAACCTCGCCGGAGCGCATGGCCACGGCGGTGTCGGCCTCGGCGACGATCAGCTCGGCCTCGCCCGACAGGCCCGGCTCCAGAGGCACCCGGGTACAGTACGACCGCCGCGACGGGCTCGGCCAGCGAGCGCAAGAGCCCCGCTCCGAACCGTCC
Coding sequences within it:
- a CDS encoding thioesterase, with the protein product MRSGEVPVLATPRVVALCEEATVAAVDGRLAAGETSVGMRVQLDHLAPTAVGSRVRAEATLERIEGRRLVFTVSVSDARGLVAAGKVTRAIVDSERFLDKTR